A window of the Henckelia pumila isolate YLH828 chromosome 3, ASM3356847v2, whole genome shotgun sequence genome harbors these coding sequences:
- the LOC140887981 gene encoding uncharacterized protein isoform X2, whose protein sequence is MAAATFRYIVQLRKDVPKAARFYPEGLGFTINVYTQRSAELHSCPLERSPSHHVERKDYSSLLSFTETDCNSIMSKPMDLGAEQNVPLFINIASLLIKCFGKARMLEELVLTFDSMDPRSKNTHLFNLVIDGYFKCGRADEALKLLKEMLEPESNIPPNAGTLDIVLSSILRKRSGIVAIDEEICQLVSSFAEHGIFPDTFWLTQIITKLCQNGKCDKAWDVLHKVMNMGCDVGTVSCNALLTGLGKHQDYTKMNLFMKEMQEKGIRPNVVTISIMIHHLCKFRRVDDALELLEKMGDGELSIEPDLVTFNTLIGGLCKVGRQEEGLKLMERMILEDKCPPNAITYNSLIDGFCKAGELERGRKLFEQMNEAGVEPNVTTLNTLLDGMCKNGRVSGAMEFFRHMEEKGLKGNAITYTILIVAFCSANNIDKAMKLFDEMQGNGCFPDAIAYYGLISGLSQAGRMDDASLIVSNMRAAGFCLDIVSYNVLLSGFCRKKKLDKVCEMLKDMEQAGLKPDRVTYNTLISYFCAEGNFEHAGRLMKKMIKDGLTPTVVTYGALIQGYCLNDNLAEAMRIFRDMGSSLKVPPNTVIYNMLINAQCKSDDVEVALSMMDDMKRKGVKPNTTTYNAIFKGLQQRNWFEKALELMDQMTEHACKPDYVTMEILTEWLSAVGETKKLQSFVKGYKVAT, encoded by the exons ATGGCGGCGGCAACATTCCGGTACATAGTGCAGCTACGCAAGGATGTCCCGAAAGCAGCTAGATTCTATCCAGAGGGCCTCGGATTCACCATTAATGTCTACACTCAACGTTCGGCTGAGCTTCACTCATGTCCCCTCGAGCGTTCCCCAAG TCACCATGTCGAGCGGAAGGATTACTCATCTCTGCTATCATTTACAGAGACTGACTGCAACAGTATCATGTCAAAACCCATGGACTTGGGTGCAGAACAGAATGTTCCTCTTTTCATCAACATCGCCTCCCTCCTCATCAAGTGCTTTGGAAAGGCTAGAATGCTTGAGGAATTGGTCTTGACGTTCGATTCCATGGATCCGAGATCAAAAAACACCCACTTGTTCAATTTAGTTATTGATGGGTATTTCAAATGCGGCCGGGCCGATGAGGCTTTGAAGCTGCTCAAAGAAATGCTGGAACCGGAATCGAATATTCCACCAAATGCCGGTACATTGGATATCGTTTTATCTTCCATCTTGAGGAAAAGGAGTGGGATAGTTGCTATAGATGAGGAAATTTGTCAGCTTGTTTCCAGTTTTGCTGAACATGGCATTTTTCCGGATACTTTCTGGCTTACACAAATTATTACAAAGTTATGTCAGAATGGCAAGTGTGATAAGGCTTGGGACGTGCTGCACAAGGTAATGAACATGGGGTGCGATGTTGGGACTGTTTCTTGCAATGCCCTCTTGACAGGGTTGGGGAAACATCAGGATTATACgaaaatgaatttatttatgaagGAGATGCAAGAGAAGGGGATCAGACCCAATGTTGTGACTATTTCGATCATGATTCATCATTTATGTAAATTTCGGAGGGTGGATGATGCATTGGAATTGCTAGAGAAGATGGGAGATGGAGAACTCAGTATTGAACCCGATTTAGTTACCTTTAACACATTAATTGGTGGATTATGTAAAGTGGGGAGGCAAGAGGAGGGTTTAAAGTTGATGGAGAGGATGATTTTGGAGGACAAGTGCCCACCAAATGCCATCACTTATAATTCCTTGATTGATGGATTTTGTAAAGCTGGTGAGCTGGAAAGGGGACGTAAACTGTTTGAGCAAATGAATGAGGCCGGCGTGGAGCCTAATGTCACTACACTCAATACTTTACTGGATGGGATGTGTAAAAATGGTAGAGTTAGTGGTGCAATGGAATTCTTCAGGCATATGGAAGAGAAGGGCCTGAAAGGGAATGCAATTACTTACACAATCTTGATTGTGGCCTTTTGCAGTGCTAACAATATTGACAAGGCAATGAAGCTCTTCGATGAAATGCAGGGAAATGGCTGCTTTCCAGATGCTATTGCGTACTATGGCTTGATATCGGGTCTTAGCCAGGCTGGAAGAATGGATGATGCCAGCTTGATAGTATCAAACATGAGGGCAGCAGGTTTCTGCTTGGACATTGTCAGTTACAATGTTCTGCTCAGTGgattttgtcggaagaaaaAATTGGATAAGGTTTGTGAGATGCTTAAAGATATGGAACAAGCTGGATTGAAGCCCGACCGAGTTACGTACAATACATTAATTTCATATTTCTGTGCCGAAGGGAATTTTGAGCATGCCGGTAGATTGATGAAAAAGATGATTAAAGATGGTTTAACACCCACTGTTGTCACGTACGGAGCATTGATTCAAGGATACTGCTTGAACGACAATCTTGCCGAAGCTATGAGAATATTCAGAGACATGGGTTCATCTCTAAAGGTGCCACCTAACACAGTTATATACAATATGTTGATCAATGCCCAGTGCAAAAGCGATGATGTAGAGGTTGCTCTTTCTATGATGGATGATATGAAGCGCAAGGGGGTGAAACCAAATACCACAACATATAATGCTATCTTCAAAGGCCTTCAGCAAAGGAATTGGTTTGAAAAAGCTTTGGAGCTTATGGATCAGATGACTGAACACGCATGCAAACCTGATTATGTTACCATGGAAATCCTTACCGAGTGGCTTTCTGCAGTTGGTGAGacaaaaaaattacaatcttTTGTGAAGGGCTACAAGGTTGCTACTTAA
- the LOC140890776 gene encoding F-box/kelch-repeat protein At3g61590-like yields MEEENQWVSHSISSFTIPYLEFHSFSELHEQNDKEVAAVYMDLILPDDLLERILAYLPIASIFRAGSVCKRWREIVTSKRFIRNYSLAASPKPWYFMFTSSDEPVGYAYDQVLRKWHGIDLPCIDTSNWSIASSCGLVCFMDNDRRRELYVCNPITFCWRAVVEPPGPRFSDYRALAISVDRASHNYKILVVKSRQVPGNLFQWNLSIYMYKSQSMTWGMILTESLTGWRAGDESVICNGVLYFLIYSIGSVGPENRHGLIMYNLGSQPSSDLLMRSFIAAPCALTCGRLMNLKEKLVLVGGIGKPDRPGVIKGIGIWALKGREWQEIARMPHKYFYGFGEFDDVFASSGTDDLVYIQSYGAPALLIFDLSLKQWKWSQKSPVTKKFPLQLFTGFCFEARLEISP; encoded by the coding sequence ATGGAAGAGGAAAATCAGTGGGTGAGCCATAGCATTTCTAGCTTTACTATCCCCTACTTGGAGTTCCATTCATTCTCAGAGCTTCATGAGCAAAATGATAAAGAAGTTGCTGCGGTTTATATGGATTTAATTTTACCCGATGATCTGTTGGAACGAATATTGGCTTATCTTCCCATTGCTAGCATTTTCAGGGCAGGCTCGGTGTGTAAAAGGTGGCGTGAAATTGTAACGTCGAAGAGGTTCATTAGGAATTATTCTCTTGCAGCTTCACCAAAACCTTGGTACTTTATGTTCACAAGCTCAGACGAACCAGTTGGTTATGCATACGATCAGGTCCTTAGAAAATGGCATGGCATCGATCTCCCCTGCATTGATACCTCCAACTGGTCCATTGCTTCATCTTGTGGGTTGGTTTGCTTCATGGACAATGATAGGAGGAGAGAATTGTATGTCTGTAACCCAATTACCTTTTGCTGGAGGGCGGTAGTTGAGCCTCCTGGCCCAAGATTTTCCGACTATCGTGCATTAGCCATTTCAGTGGACAGAGCATCTCATAATTACAAGATATTAGTTGTTAAATCTAGGCAGGTACCTGGAAATTTATTCCAGTGGAATCTCTCTATTTACATGTACAAATCCCAATCTATGACCTGGGGGATGATTTTGACAGAGAGCCTAACAGGGTGGCGAGCTGGTGATGAGAGCGTGATATGCAATGGGGTATTGTACTTCCTGATTTACTCAATTGGAAGTGTTGGTCCTGAGAATCGCCATGGCCTGATCATGTATAATCTTGGAAGCCAACCCTCCAGTGATTTACTGATGAGGAGTTTCATTGCTGCACCTTGTGCCCTCACGTGCGGTCGCTTGATGAACCTGAAAGAAAAACTTGTACTGGTTGGGGGAATCGGGAAACCAGATCGTCCTGGTGTCATCAAGGGGATAGGTATATGGGCTCTGAAGGGTCGAGAGTGGCAGGAGATAGCCCGAATGCCCCACAAGTACTTTTATGGTTTTGGCGAGTTCGATGATGTATTTGCCAGCAGCGGAACTGATGATCTTGTGTACATCCAGAGCTATGGAGCGCCCGCTCTTCTTATTTTTGACTTGAGCTTAAAGCAGTGGAAGTGGTCGCAGAAATCTCCGGTAACCAAGAAGTTTCCCCTTCAGCTCTTCACTGGTTTTTGCTTCGAAGCGAGGCTGGAAATTTCTCCTTGA
- the LOC140887981 gene encoding uncharacterized protein isoform X3, translated as MSKPMDLGAEQNVPLFINIASLLIKCFGKARMLEELVLTFDSMDPRSKNTHLFNLVIDGYFKCGRADEALKLLKEMLEPESNIPPNAGTLDIVLSSILRKRSGIVAIDEEICQLVSSFAEHGIFPDTFWLTQIITKLCQNGKCDKAWDVLHKVMNMGCDVGTVSCNALLTGLGKHQDYTKMNLFMKEMQEKGIRPNVVTISIMIHHLCKFRRVDDALELLEKMGDGELSIEPDLVTFNTLIGGLCKVGRQEEGLKLMERMILEDKCPPNAITYNSLIDGFCKAGELERGRKLFEQMNEAGVEPNVTTLNTLLDGMCKNGRVSGAMEFFRHMEEKGLKGNAITYTILIVAFCSANNIDKAMKLFDEMQGNGCFPDAIAYYGLISGLSQAGRMDDASLIVSNMRAAGFCLDIVSYNVLLSGFCRKKKLDKVCEMLKDMEQAGLKPDRVTYNTLISYFCAEGNFEHAGRLMKKMIKDGLTPTVVTYGALIQGYCLNDNLAEAMRIFRDMGSSLKVPPNTVIYNMLINAQCKSDDVEVALSMMDDMKRKGVKPNTTTYNAIFKGLQQRNWFEKALELMDQMTEHACKPDYVTMEILTEWLSAVGETKKLQSFVKGYKVAT; from the coding sequence ATGTCAAAACCCATGGACTTGGGTGCAGAACAGAATGTTCCTCTTTTCATCAACATCGCCTCCCTCCTCATCAAGTGCTTTGGAAAGGCTAGAATGCTTGAGGAATTGGTCTTGACGTTCGATTCCATGGATCCGAGATCAAAAAACACCCACTTGTTCAATTTAGTTATTGATGGGTATTTCAAATGCGGCCGGGCCGATGAGGCTTTGAAGCTGCTCAAAGAAATGCTGGAACCGGAATCGAATATTCCACCAAATGCCGGTACATTGGATATCGTTTTATCTTCCATCTTGAGGAAAAGGAGTGGGATAGTTGCTATAGATGAGGAAATTTGTCAGCTTGTTTCCAGTTTTGCTGAACATGGCATTTTTCCGGATACTTTCTGGCTTACACAAATTATTACAAAGTTATGTCAGAATGGCAAGTGTGATAAGGCTTGGGACGTGCTGCACAAGGTAATGAACATGGGGTGCGATGTTGGGACTGTTTCTTGCAATGCCCTCTTGACAGGGTTGGGGAAACATCAGGATTATACgaaaatgaatttatttatgaagGAGATGCAAGAGAAGGGGATCAGACCCAATGTTGTGACTATTTCGATCATGATTCATCATTTATGTAAATTTCGGAGGGTGGATGATGCATTGGAATTGCTAGAGAAGATGGGAGATGGAGAACTCAGTATTGAACCCGATTTAGTTACCTTTAACACATTAATTGGTGGATTATGTAAAGTGGGGAGGCAAGAGGAGGGTTTAAAGTTGATGGAGAGGATGATTTTGGAGGACAAGTGCCCACCAAATGCCATCACTTATAATTCCTTGATTGATGGATTTTGTAAAGCTGGTGAGCTGGAAAGGGGACGTAAACTGTTTGAGCAAATGAATGAGGCCGGCGTGGAGCCTAATGTCACTACACTCAATACTTTACTGGATGGGATGTGTAAAAATGGTAGAGTTAGTGGTGCAATGGAATTCTTCAGGCATATGGAAGAGAAGGGCCTGAAAGGGAATGCAATTACTTACACAATCTTGATTGTGGCCTTTTGCAGTGCTAACAATATTGACAAGGCAATGAAGCTCTTCGATGAAATGCAGGGAAATGGCTGCTTTCCAGATGCTATTGCGTACTATGGCTTGATATCGGGTCTTAGCCAGGCTGGAAGAATGGATGATGCCAGCTTGATAGTATCAAACATGAGGGCAGCAGGTTTCTGCTTGGACATTGTCAGTTACAATGTTCTGCTCAGTGgattttgtcggaagaaaaAATTGGATAAGGTTTGTGAGATGCTTAAAGATATGGAACAAGCTGGATTGAAGCCCGACCGAGTTACGTACAATACATTAATTTCATATTTCTGTGCCGAAGGGAATTTTGAGCATGCCGGTAGATTGATGAAAAAGATGATTAAAGATGGTTTAACACCCACTGTTGTCACGTACGGAGCATTGATTCAAGGATACTGCTTGAACGACAATCTTGCCGAAGCTATGAGAATATTCAGAGACATGGGTTCATCTCTAAAGGTGCCACCTAACACAGTTATATACAATATGTTGATCAATGCCCAGTGCAAAAGCGATGATGTAGAGGTTGCTCTTTCTATGATGGATGATATGAAGCGCAAGGGGGTGAAACCAAATACCACAACATATAATGCTATCTTCAAAGGCCTTCAGCAAAGGAATTGGTTTGAAAAAGCTTTGGAGCTTATGGATCAGATGACTGAACACGCATGCAAACCTGATTATGTTACCATGGAAATCCTTACCGAGTGGCTTTCTGCAGTTGGTGAGacaaaaaaattacaatcttTTGTGAAGGGCTACAAGGTTGCTACTTAA
- the LOC140887981 gene encoding uncharacterized protein isoform X1, protein MAAATFRYIVQLRKDVPKAARFYPEGLGFTINVYTQRSAELHSCPLERSPSFSHHVERKDYSSLLSFTETDCNSIMSKPMDLGAEQNVPLFINIASLLIKCFGKARMLEELVLTFDSMDPRSKNTHLFNLVIDGYFKCGRADEALKLLKEMLEPESNIPPNAGTLDIVLSSILRKRSGIVAIDEEICQLVSSFAEHGIFPDTFWLTQIITKLCQNGKCDKAWDVLHKVMNMGCDVGTVSCNALLTGLGKHQDYTKMNLFMKEMQEKGIRPNVVTISIMIHHLCKFRRVDDALELLEKMGDGELSIEPDLVTFNTLIGGLCKVGRQEEGLKLMERMILEDKCPPNAITYNSLIDGFCKAGELERGRKLFEQMNEAGVEPNVTTLNTLLDGMCKNGRVSGAMEFFRHMEEKGLKGNAITYTILIVAFCSANNIDKAMKLFDEMQGNGCFPDAIAYYGLISGLSQAGRMDDASLIVSNMRAAGFCLDIVSYNVLLSGFCRKKKLDKVCEMLKDMEQAGLKPDRVTYNTLISYFCAEGNFEHAGRLMKKMIKDGLTPTVVTYGALIQGYCLNDNLAEAMRIFRDMGSSLKVPPNTVIYNMLINAQCKSDDVEVALSMMDDMKRKGVKPNTTTYNAIFKGLQQRNWFEKALELMDQMTEHACKPDYVTMEILTEWLSAVGETKKLQSFVKGYKVAT, encoded by the exons ATGGCGGCGGCAACATTCCGGTACATAGTGCAGCTACGCAAGGATGTCCCGAAAGCAGCTAGATTCTATCCAGAGGGCCTCGGATTCACCATTAATGTCTACACTCAACGTTCGGCTGAGCTTCACTCATGTCCCCTCGAGCGTTCCCCAAG TTTCAGTCACCATGTCGAGCGGAAGGATTACTCATCTCTGCTATCATTTACAGAGACTGACTGCAACAGTATCATGTCAAAACCCATGGACTTGGGTGCAGAACAGAATGTTCCTCTTTTCATCAACATCGCCTCCCTCCTCATCAAGTGCTTTGGAAAGGCTAGAATGCTTGAGGAATTGGTCTTGACGTTCGATTCCATGGATCCGAGATCAAAAAACACCCACTTGTTCAATTTAGTTATTGATGGGTATTTCAAATGCGGCCGGGCCGATGAGGCTTTGAAGCTGCTCAAAGAAATGCTGGAACCGGAATCGAATATTCCACCAAATGCCGGTACATTGGATATCGTTTTATCTTCCATCTTGAGGAAAAGGAGTGGGATAGTTGCTATAGATGAGGAAATTTGTCAGCTTGTTTCCAGTTTTGCTGAACATGGCATTTTTCCGGATACTTTCTGGCTTACACAAATTATTACAAAGTTATGTCAGAATGGCAAGTGTGATAAGGCTTGGGACGTGCTGCACAAGGTAATGAACATGGGGTGCGATGTTGGGACTGTTTCTTGCAATGCCCTCTTGACAGGGTTGGGGAAACATCAGGATTATACgaaaatgaatttatttatgaagGAGATGCAAGAGAAGGGGATCAGACCCAATGTTGTGACTATTTCGATCATGATTCATCATTTATGTAAATTTCGGAGGGTGGATGATGCATTGGAATTGCTAGAGAAGATGGGAGATGGAGAACTCAGTATTGAACCCGATTTAGTTACCTTTAACACATTAATTGGTGGATTATGTAAAGTGGGGAGGCAAGAGGAGGGTTTAAAGTTGATGGAGAGGATGATTTTGGAGGACAAGTGCCCACCAAATGCCATCACTTATAATTCCTTGATTGATGGATTTTGTAAAGCTGGTGAGCTGGAAAGGGGACGTAAACTGTTTGAGCAAATGAATGAGGCCGGCGTGGAGCCTAATGTCACTACACTCAATACTTTACTGGATGGGATGTGTAAAAATGGTAGAGTTAGTGGTGCAATGGAATTCTTCAGGCATATGGAAGAGAAGGGCCTGAAAGGGAATGCAATTACTTACACAATCTTGATTGTGGCCTTTTGCAGTGCTAACAATATTGACAAGGCAATGAAGCTCTTCGATGAAATGCAGGGAAATGGCTGCTTTCCAGATGCTATTGCGTACTATGGCTTGATATCGGGTCTTAGCCAGGCTGGAAGAATGGATGATGCCAGCTTGATAGTATCAAACATGAGGGCAGCAGGTTTCTGCTTGGACATTGTCAGTTACAATGTTCTGCTCAGTGgattttgtcggaagaaaaAATTGGATAAGGTTTGTGAGATGCTTAAAGATATGGAACAAGCTGGATTGAAGCCCGACCGAGTTACGTACAATACATTAATTTCATATTTCTGTGCCGAAGGGAATTTTGAGCATGCCGGTAGATTGATGAAAAAGATGATTAAAGATGGTTTAACACCCACTGTTGTCACGTACGGAGCATTGATTCAAGGATACTGCTTGAACGACAATCTTGCCGAAGCTATGAGAATATTCAGAGACATGGGTTCATCTCTAAAGGTGCCACCTAACACAGTTATATACAATATGTTGATCAATGCCCAGTGCAAAAGCGATGATGTAGAGGTTGCTCTTTCTATGATGGATGATATGAAGCGCAAGGGGGTGAAACCAAATACCACAACATATAATGCTATCTTCAAAGGCCTTCAGCAAAGGAATTGGTTTGAAAAAGCTTTGGAGCTTATGGATCAGATGACTGAACACGCATGCAAACCTGATTATGTTACCATGGAAATCCTTACCGAGTGGCTTTCTGCAGTTGGTGAGacaaaaaaattacaatcttTTGTGAAGGGCTACAAGGTTGCTACTTAA